The following are encoded together in the Vigna angularis cultivar LongXiaoDou No.4 chromosome 9, ASM1680809v1, whole genome shotgun sequence genome:
- the LOC108320520 gene encoding protein LURP-one-related 12, producing MGEELVMQEGYVANEERYLTVLKTSLFFNGDGFAVYDSKGQLVFRFDSYGPRSRDKDELVLMDPNGRSLLTLRRKKPSLHQRWEGFRGERREGERAVFSVKRSSIIGRSRTSVAVEVYDRAGVEYLIEGCFRQRWCKVLNAGKETVAEIRRKVDPTTSVMLGKEVFWLCVKPGFDAAFAMGLVLVLDEMNGENYFDDRMEEPVVRSAAEDPGLVSPLPV from the exons atggGAGAGGAATTGGTGATGCAAGAAGGCTACGTTGCCAATGAAGAGAGGTACCTCACAGTGCTTAAAACCTCTCTCTTCTTCAACGGTGATGGCTTCGCTGTCTACGATTCCAAGGGTCAACTCGTTTTCCGCTTCGACTCCTATGGTCCACGGTCACGTGACAAAGACGAGCTTGTTCTCATGGATCCCAATGGCCGTTCTCTTCTTACTCTGCGCCGGAAG AAGCCGAGTCTTCATCAGCGGTGGGAAGGGTTCAGAGGGGAGAGAAGGGAGGGAGAGAGAGCCGTTTTCAGCGTGAAGAGATCGTCGATCATCGGACGGTCGCGGACGAGCGTGGCGGTAGAGGTGTACGATAGGGCTGGTGTGGAGTACCTGATCGAAGGGTGTTTCCGGCAGCGGTGGTGCAAGGTTTTGAATGCGGGGAAGGAAACGGTGGCCGAGATTCGTCGCAAGGTGGACCCCACCACTAGCGTTATGCTGGGGAAGGAAGTGTTTTGGCTTTGCGTGAAGCCTGGTTTTGATGCGGCCTTCGCCATGGGATTGGTGTTGGTGCTTGATGAGATGAACGGTGAGAATTACTTTGACGATAGAATGGAAGAGCCTGTGGTGCGCTCTGCCGCAGAGGATCCGGGACTGGTTTCACCTCTTCCAGTTTGA
- the LOC108320573 gene encoding umecyanin-like gives MVSSLCLSLMVTVLMFVQYSEAQRVFNVGDGTGWTTPQDSSTYQSWVSDKTFAVGDILHFDFQTSHNVVEVPEESYTSCTSANSIRTYTTGPVNVTLDTAGQHYYICSIGQHCTRGQRLAVNVSSSGLPPSTAVSPGANTTPPPPPSSPAATFSPASVAFFLFLSSFIVVLFGHHA, from the exons ATGGTTAGTTCGCTCTGTCTTAGTTTAATGGTGACAGTTTTAATGTTTGTACAGTATTCAGAGGCACAAAGAGTGTTCAATGTTGGAGACGGCACGGGCTGGACAACCCCACAAGATTCCTCCACATACCAATCTTGGGTTTCTGACAAAACTTTTGCAGTCGGAGATATTCTAC actTCGATTTTCAGACATCACATAACGTGGTTGAAGTGCCGGAAGAATCCTACACTTCGTGCACTTCAGCTAATTCTATACGTACATATACAACGGGTCCGGTCAACGTTACCCTTGACACAGCCGGTCAACATTACTACATCTGTAGCATCGGTCAACACTGTACACGTGGACAAAGGTTAGCCGTCAATGTCTCCAGCTCCGGTTTGCCACCTTCCACCGCCGTTTCACCGGGTGCCAACACCACTCCGCCACCACCACCTTCATCTCCGGCAGCCACTTTTTCCCCTGCTTCCGTtgccttctttctcttcttatcCTCATTTATTGTAGTGCTTTTTGGACATCATGCTTGA